The Thermoanaerobaculia bacterium nucleotide sequence ATGAACCGAGAAGAAGGAGTTGCTGCCGATTTTGCTGCCCGTGGTCATGACCCCTTCTGAAGGCCGTAGACGTAGGCCGTGAGCAGGCGGACCTTGGCCGCGCCGAGGAACTCTCCGTGCGGCGGCATCATGCCCTGTCGGCCACCCGAGATCGTCCGGGTGATCGCCTGCTCCGAGCCGCCGTACTGCCAGATGTCGTTGGTGAGGTCGGGGGCGCCGACCGCAGGGTTGCCCTTGCCGGAGATCCGGTGGCAGGAGAAGCAGAGCATCTCGAACTTCTGCTGGCCGGCGGCGACGAGCTCGGGCTTGGTGGCGCGGCCGGTGAAGTTGAGCACGAATTGCACGAGCTCGGCCACACCCTCCTTGCCTACCGCCGGCTCCCAGGCTGCCATGTTGCCTTGCCGTCCGCCGGTAATGGTGGTCTCGATCGCTTCCGGCGTCCCGCCCCACTTCCACTCCTCGTCCCGCAGATTCGGATAGCCCGGCGCGCCACCGGCGTCGGAACCGTGGCAGGCGGTGCAATAGTTGAGGAAGAGGCGCTTGCCGATCTTCCGGGCTTCCGGATCCTGAGCGAGCGTAAGGACGTCCATCGACTCGTAGCGGGCGTAGATCGGGCCGTACGTAGCGTCGGCCGAAGCCACCTCCGCGCGGTACTGGTCCTCCTGCGACCAACTCTTCGTACCCGTCCAGAAGCCGAGGCCGGGGAAGAGCACGAGATAGACCGCTGCGAAGGCGATCGTGCCGTGGAAGAGCCAGCGCCACCAGCCGGGAAGCGGGTTGTTGAGCTCGCGCAGGTCCTCGTCCCAGACGTGACCGGTGGTCTCCGCCTCGTCCGGCCGGCGGCCGCGGGTGACCGCGACGAGGAAGACGAAGCAGGCGATCAGGCTCAGGATCGAGGCGATACCGATGAACCAGGGCCAGAAGTTGCTGGTGAAGTCGCTCATTTCGTGTTCCTCGCTGGCTCACCTGCCGGAAGATCCTCTTCGAACGGGATGCGCTCGGCCTCGGCGAACTCCGCCTGGGCGCGCCGGCTCCAGGCCCAGACCACGATGCCGACGAAACCGGCCGCGGCGGCCAGGGTGAAGATGTTCTGCATCAGGATGGGGTTCATGCTCACCTCCGGGCCTTCACGGCGGTGCCCAGATTCTGCAGGTAGGAGATGAGCGCATCGAGCTCGGTCTTGCCTTCGAGGTCTGCCGGAGCGGCTTCGATCTGCTCGTCGGTATAGGGCGAGCCGAGTTTGCGCAGGGTGCGCATCTTCGCCTGGATTACGCCTGGGTCGGAGCCGGACGCGGGCGCCTGGGCGAGCCAGGGGAAGCCGGGCATGATCGATTCCGGCACCAGGTCGCGGGGGTTGATGAGGTGCTGGTGGTGCCATTCGTTCGAGTAGCGGCCGCCGACCCGGGCGAGGTCGGGACCGACGCGGCGCGAGCCGAACAGGAACGGCCGGTCATAGACGAACTCGCCGGCCACCGAATAGTGCCCGTAGCGCTCGGTTTCGGCGCGGAACGGCCGGACGAGCTGTGAGTGGCAGACGCCGCAGCCTTCGCGGATGTAGATGTCGCGGCCGGTCAAGTCGAGCGCCGAATAGGGCGCGAGGCCTTCGACCGGCACGGTGGTCGACTTCATGTACCAGAGCGGAACGATCTGGACGAGGCCGCCGACGCTGATCGCGAGCAGGATGCCGATGATCAGCAGGGCGACGTTCTTTTCGATCTTCTCGTGCGGATAGGGCTGGGTCATGGCGCTCTCCGATAACCTCAGTTGGGGCTCAGTGGGCCAAACCCGGGATGGGCATTTCGACCGTGCGGGCGCCACGCGTCGTCCGCACGAGGTTGTAGACCATGATCAGCATCCCTGTGAAATAGAGGACTCCGCCGAGGAAGCGCACCAGGTAGTAGGGGTGCATCGCCTGTACGGTCTCGACGAAGTTGTAGGTCAGGTTGCCTTCGCCGTCCACCGCCCGCCACATGAGACCCTGCATGACGCCGCCGGCCCACATCGAGGTGATGTAGAGGACGATGCCGACGGTGGCGATCCAGAAATGGAGCTCGGCGAGCTTGTTGCTGTAGAGCTCCCTGCCGAAGAGCTTCGGGATCAGGAAGTAGAGCGCCCCGATCGACACGAAGCCGACCCAGCCCAGGGCGCCTGAGTGGACGTGCCCGACCGTCCAGTCGGTGAAGTGCGAGAGCGCGTTCACCGTCTTGATCGACATCATCGGTCCTTCGAAGGTCGACATGCCGTAGAACGACAGCGAGACGATCAGGAACTTGAGGATCGGATCGGTGCGCAGCCGGCTCCAGGCGCCCGAGAGGGTCATCATGCCGTTGATCATGCCGCCCCAGGAGGGGGCGAGCAGCACCAGCGAGAAGACCATGCCGAGCGACTGCGCCCAGTCGGGGAGCGCCGAGTACAGGAGGTGATGGGGGCCGGCCCAGATGTAGGTGAAGATCAGCGCCCAGAAGTGCACCACCGAGAGGCGGTAGGAGTAGATGGGTTTCCCGACCTGCTTGGGGATGAAGTAATACATGATGCCGAGGAAGCCGGCGGTGAGGAAGAAGCCGACCGCATTGTGGCCGTACCACCACTGGATCATGGCGTCCTGGACGCCGGCGTAGGCCGAGTAGGACTTGAGCCAACCCACCGGCAGCGCCAGGCTGTTGACGATGTGCAGCATCGCCACCGCCAGGATGAACGACATGAAGAACCAGTTGGCGACGTAGATGTGTTTCACCCGCCGCTTGGCGATGGTGCCGATGAAGACGACGGCGTAGGCCACCCAGACGACGGCGATCAGGATGTCGATCGGCCACTCGAGCTCGGCGTACTCCTTGCTCGTCGTGATCCCGAGCGGCAGCGAGACTGCCGCGGCGACGATCACCAGTTGCCAGCCCCAGAAGGTGAAGGCGGCGAGCTTCTCGCCGAAGAGGCGCACCTGGCATGTGCGCTGCACGACGTAGTAAGAGGTCGCGAACAGCGCGCAGCCGCCGAAGGCGAAGATCACC carries:
- a CDS encoding cbb3-type cytochrome c oxidase subunit 3, which encodes MNPILMQNIFTLAAAAGFVGIVVWAWSRRAQAEFAEAERIPFEEDLPAGEPARNTK
- the ccoP gene encoding cytochrome-c oxidase, cbb3-type subunit III, with the protein product MSDFTSNFWPWFIGIASILSLIACFVFLVAVTRGRRPDEAETTGHVWDEDLRELNNPLPGWWRWLFHGTIAFAAVYLVLFPGLGFWTGTKSWSQEDQYRAEVASADATYGPIYARYESMDVLTLAQDPEARKIGKRLFLNYCTACHGSDAGGAPGYPNLRDEEWKWGGTPEAIETTITGGRQGNMAAWEPAVGKEGVAELVQFVLNFTGRATKPELVAAGQQKFEMLCFSCHRISGKGNPAVGAPDLTNDIWQYGGSEQAITRTISGGRQGMMPPHGEFLGAAKVRLLTAYVYGLQKGS
- the ccoN gene encoding cytochrome-c oxidase, cbb3-type subunit I, encoding MAQIAEEETYNTKVVRQFAVMSVVWGVVGMLVGLWIAAELVWPALNFDLQWISFGRLRPLHTNAVIFAFGGCALFATSYYVVQRTCQVRLFGEKLAAFTFWGWQLVIVAAAVSLPLGITTSKEYAELEWPIDILIAVVWVAYAVVFIGTIAKRRVKHIYVANWFFMSFILAVAMLHIVNSLALPVGWLKSYSAYAGVQDAMIQWWYGHNAVGFFLTAGFLGIMYYFIPKQVGKPIYSYRLSVVHFWALIFTYIWAGPHHLLYSALPDWAQSLGMVFSLVLLAPSWGGMINGMMTLSGAWSRLRTDPILKFLIVSLSFYGMSTFEGPMMSIKTVNALSHFTDWTVGHVHSGALGWVGFVSIGALYFLIPKLFGRELYSNKLAELHFWIATVGIVLYITSMWAGGVMQGLMWRAVDGEGNLTYNFVETVQAMHPYYLVRFLGGVLYFTGMLIMVYNLVRTTRGARTVEMPIPGLAH
- the ccoO gene encoding cytochrome-c oxidase, cbb3-type subunit II, with the protein product MTQPYPHEKIEKNVALLIIGILLAISVGGLVQIVPLWYMKSTTVPVEGLAPYSALDLTGRDIYIREGCGVCHSQLVRPFRAETERYGHYSVAGEFVYDRPFLFGSRRVGPDLARVGGRYSNEWHHQHLINPRDLVPESIMPGFPWLAQAPASGSDPGVIQAKMRTLRKLGSPYTDEQIEAAPADLEGKTELDALISYLQNLGTAVKARR